A single genomic interval of Puntigrus tetrazona isolate hp1 chromosome 1, ASM1883169v1, whole genome shotgun sequence harbors:
- the si:dkey-28b4.8 gene encoding sarcoplasmic/endoplasmic reticulum calcium ATPase 2 encodes MDNAHTKTVEEVLGYFGVNETTGLSSEQLRKSRERWGPNELPAEEGKSLWELVLEQFEDLLVRILLLAACISFTLAWFEEGEGTITAFVEPFVILLILIANAIVGVWQERNAENAIEALKQYEPEMGKVYRQDRKSVQRVRARDIVPGDIVEVAVGDKVPADIRLTSIRSTTLRVDQSILTGESVSVLKHTDPVPDPRAVNQDKKNMLFSGTNIAAGRAIGVVVATGVHTEIGKIRDEMAATDPERTPLQQKLDQFGEQLSKVITVICVAVWGINIGHFSDPVHGGSWLRGAVYYFKIAVALAVAAIPEGLPAVITTCLALGTRRMARKNAIVRSLPSVETLGCTSVICSDKTGTLTTNQMSVCRMFIVDSVAGERCLLNEFTVTGSTYAPEGEVYKDGVMVRCSQYEGLVEMASICALCNDSSLDYNESKGVYEKVGEATETALCCLVEKMNVFDTDLRGLSPAERATACCSVIKQLMRKELTLEFSRDRKSMSVFCSPNKLTRSASGAKMFVKGAPESVLERCRWIRVGGGTRVPLTSDLREQLLSTVREWGSGRDTLRCLAMATRDSPPDPRTLNLENSAAFTEYESDLTFVGCVGMLDPPRKEVLNAVRMCRQAGIRVIMITGDNKGTALSICRRVGIITEQEEEEAEGGPYGSGLTGREFDELPPHLQRQACRTARCFARVEPTHKSRIVEYLQSLSDITAMTGDGVNDAPALKKAEIGIAMGSGTAVAKSASEMILADDNFSTIVAAVEEGRAIYNNMKQFIRYLISSNIGEVVCIFLTAALGMPEALIPVQLLWVNLVTDGFPATALGFNPPDLDIMSRPPRSPREPLISGWLFCRYLIIGCYVGAATVGAAAWWFMAAHDGPKLTFYQLSHYLQCSEGHAEFAGVQCSVFESPYPMTMALSVLVTIEMCNALNSLSENQSLLKMPPWSNPWLVGAICLSMALHFLILYVDPLPVIFQIRPLSWPQWVTVLKMSLPVILMDEALKFLARNYIEPGNELQLEEDGNPASGVIGKLRQAFRGVSWSFVLISGPLLVWIFSLDSDITNIFWD; translated from the exons actcTGGCCTGGTTTGAGGAAGGTGAAGGAACCATCACAGCCTTCGTAGAGCCATTTGTCATCCTCCTCATTCTTATTGCCAATGCCATTGTAGGAGTGTGGCAG GAACGTAATGCAGAAAATGCCATTGAAGCCCTAAAACAATATGAGCCTGAAATGGGGAAGGTGTACAGACAGGACAGGAAGAGCGTACAGAGGGTCAGAGCCAGGGACATTGTGCCTGGAGACATTGTGGAGGTGGCCG TTGGTGATAAAGTCCCAGCAGACATCCGACTGACCTCCATACGCTCTACTACTCTGAGAGTGGACCAGTCCATCCTGACGGGGGAGTCTGTATCcgtcctgaaacacacagaccCAGTGCCTGACCCCCGTGCCGTCAACCAGGACAAGAAAAACATGCTCTTTTCt GGGACGAACATTGCAGCAGGGCGAGCGATAGGGGTCGTAGTGGCCACAGGTGTGCACACAGAGATTGGGAAGATCAGGGATGAGATGGCAGCCACCGATCCAGAGAGAACCCCTCTGCAGCAGAAACTAGACCAGTTTGGAGAGCAACTCTCTAAG GTGATCACGGTGATCTGTGTGGCAGTTTGGGGTATTAACATCGGTCACTTCAGTGACCCAGTGCACGGAGGCAGCTGGCTGCGTGGAGCTGTGTACTACTTTAAGATCGCAGTGGCTCTGGCTGTAGCCGCCATCCCTGAGG GTCTTCCTGCTGTCATTACCACATGCCTTGCGCTTGGCACACGCCGCATGGCCCGCAAAAATGCTATAGTCCGTTCCCTCCCATCTGTAGAGACACTTGGCTGTACCTCTGTCATCTGCTCCGACAAAACAGGCACTCTCACAACCAACCAGATGTCTGTCTGCAGG ATGTTCATTGTGGACAGCGTCGCAGGTGAGAGGTGTTTACTGAACGAATTTACAGTAACTGGATCTACTTACGCCCCTGAAGGAGAAGT GTATAAGGACGGTGTAATGGTACGCTGCAGTCAGTATGAAGGGCTGGTGGAAATGGCCTCTATCTGTGCCCTGTGTAACGACTCTTCTCTGGATTACAACGAG AGTAAGGGTGTATATGAGAAAGTGGGAGAAGCGACTGAGACGGCTCTCTGTTGTCTGGTGGAGAAGATGAACGTGTTTGACACAGACCTGAGAGGCCTCTCACCTGCTGAAAGAGCCACTGCCTGCTGTTCA GTCATAAAGCAGTTAATGAGGAAAGAGCTGACTCTGGAGTTTTCTCGAGACAGGAAGTCCATGTCTGTTTTCTGCTCTCCAAACAAACTCACTCGCTCTGCTTCAGGTGCCAAGATGTTTGTCAAG GGGGCGCCAGAGAGTGTGCTGGAGCGTTGCCGCTGGATACGAGTTGGAGGTGGTACACGCGTaccgctgacctctgacctaaGAGAGCAGCTCTTAAGCACAGTAAGAGAGTGGGGCTCTGGACGTGATACACTTCGCTGCCTTGCCATGGCAACTAGAGATTCTCCCCCTGACCCTCGAACCCTGAATTTAGAGAACTCTGCAGCCTTCACAGAATATGAG TCGGACTTGACATTCGTGGGCTGTGTGGGGATGCTAGATCCACCCAGGAAGGAGGTCCTGAATGCTGTGCGTATGTGCAGACAGGCTGGTATACGAGTCATTATGATCACAG GTGACAATAAGGGCACTGCCCTGTCTATCTGTCGTCGAGTGGGCATCATTACTgaacaggaggaagaggaggctgAAGGTGGGCCGTATGGCAGCGGCCTCACAGGACGAGAGTTTGATGAGCTGCCTCCCCACCTGCAGCGACAGGCCTGCCGAACCGCCCGCTGTTTCGCCCGCGTCGAGCCAACGCACAAGAGCCGCATTGTAGAATATCTGCAAAGCCTCAGTGATATCACAGCGATG ACGGGTGATGGTGTGAACGATGCCCCAGCTTTGAAGAAGGCTGAGATTGGCATTGCTATGGGCTCAGGCACGGCTGTGGCTAAATCTGCTTCAGAGATGATCTTGGCAGACGATAACTTTTCAACTATCGTAGCTGCAGTGGAGGAGGGCCGAGCCATTTACAACAACATGAAACAGTTCATCCGTTACCTCATTTCTTCCAACATTGGAGAGGTAGTCTG TATTTTCCTCACCGCTGCTTTGGGAATGCCTGAGGCTCTGATCCCAGTCCAGTTGCTGTGGGTCAATCTTGTGACGGATGGTTTCCCAGCTACTGCTCTAGGCTTCAACCCTCCTGACCTGGACATCATGTCCAGACCCCCGCGGTCACCTAGAGAACCACTCATTTCGGGTTGGCTCTTCTGCAGATACCTCATCATCGGCT GTTATGTAGGGGCAGCAACAGTTGGAGCTGCTGCCTGGTGGTTCATGGCAGCTCATGATGGACCAAAGCTTACTTTCTACCAGctg TCTCACTATCTGCAGTGCAGTGAAGGTCATGCTGAGTTTGCAGGAGTGCAGTGCTCAGTGTTCGAGTCTCCATACCCCATGACTATGGCGCTGTCTGTGCTGGTCACTATAGAGATGTGCAATGCCCTCAACAG TTTGTCAGAAAATCAGTCTCTACTTAAAATGCCACCGTGGTCAAACCCCTGGCTGGTGGGAGCCATCTGTCTCTCCATGGCCTTACACTTCCTCATCTTATATGTGGATCCGCTTCCC GTCATATTTCAGATCCGGCCATTGTCTTGGCCCCAGTGGGTGACTGTTCTCAAGATGTCTCTGCCTGTTATTTTAATGGATGAAGCCCTGAAGTTCTTGGCCAGAAACTACATTGAGCCTGGCAATGAACTGCAGCTGGAGGAAGATGGAAACCCAGCCAGTGGAGTGATTGGCAAGCTGCGACAGGCATTTAGGGGTGTGTCTTGGTCATTTGTGCTTATTTCTGGCCCATTGCTGGTCTGGATCTTCAGCCTGGACTCAGACATTACCAACATCTTCTGGGATTAG